The Halomonas sp. 7T genome contains a region encoding:
- the ampD gene encoding 1,6-anhydro-N-acetylmuramyl-L-alanine amidase AmpD: MNNETTGGWETARQVASPNYDRRPTNEVSLLLIHAISLPPGQFSGGAIEALFTNQLVPDEHPFFAEIAHLRVSAHFLIRRDGHCVQFVDTDHRAWHSGRSRWWDRRQHEWRTALNDFSVGIELEGDDLTPFTQAQYQTLVAVSHWLMLRYPLLDRSRITSHAHVAPLRKTDPGPTFDWAYFYQQLEPKSVL; this comes from the coding sequence ATGAATAATGAAACCACTGGTGGCTGGGAAACGGCGAGACAGGTGGCATCGCCAAACTACGATCGCAGGCCAACCAATGAGGTATCGCTGCTGTTGATTCATGCGATTAGCCTTCCGCCAGGCCAGTTTAGCGGTGGTGCGATTGAAGCGCTGTTCACCAATCAATTAGTACCGGACGAGCACCCTTTTTTTGCGGAGATTGCTCACCTGCGCGTTTCCGCGCACTTTTTAATTCGTCGCGATGGACATTGTGTACAGTTTGTTGATACGGATCATCGCGCTTGGCATTCTGGGCGTTCACGCTGGTGGGACAGGCGCCAACACGAATGGCGAACCGCATTAAATGATTTCTCAGTGGGCATAGAGCTGGAAGGTGATGACTTAACACCTTTCACTCAGGCGCAGTATCAAACGTTGGTGGCTGTGTCCCATTGGCTGATGTTGCGCTACCCATTATTGGATAGATCGCGCATTACCAGTCATGCGCATGTCGCCCCACTAAGAAAAACGGACCCCGGTCCAACGTTTGATTGGGCTTATTTTTACCAGCAGCTAGAGCCAAAGAGCGTGCTGTAA